A DNA window from Anaerocolumna sp. AGMB13020 contains the following coding sequences:
- a CDS encoding alpha/beta hydrolase, whose translation MAYKEVKTIKCNPELKGMAVMIPEVIYSTAQGVDLKMQILTPWKSDVSSIQTAYPLIVFVQGSAWTHPDVYYQLPQLAQFAREGYVVATLTHRNSLEGHPFPAFLEDVKTGIRFLRKHASQYQIDPDRVGIWGTSSGGNTALLTGLTGDASRYKTKEYGEYSDSVKLVVDCFGPTDLTFALNNLSNLEEGMKKIFEGLRGEDTPENLAKLMEINPANHIKEGQSYPPFFLLHGNADTLVDYSQSELMYHRLSDAGAEVSLVCVEGAPHEGSFWSNELLDLIKEFIADNI comes from the coding sequence ATGGCTTACAAAGAGGTAAAGACCATCAAATGCAATCCGGAACTAAAAGGTATGGCTGTTATGATTCCGGAGGTAATATATTCTACTGCTCAGGGAGTGGATTTAAAAATGCAGATACTGACTCCCTGGAAATCAGATGTATCTTCGATACAAACAGCCTATCCCTTAATCGTATTTGTGCAAGGCAGCGCCTGGACTCACCCCGACGTTTATTATCAGCTTCCTCAGTTGGCTCAATTTGCCAGAGAGGGTTATGTAGTTGCCACTTTAACACACAGAAACAGCCTGGAGGGACACCCCTTCCCGGCATTTCTGGAAGATGTCAAAACAGGAATCCGTTTCTTACGAAAACATGCATCTCAATATCAGATTGACCCTGACAGAGTTGGTATCTGGGGTACTTCCTCCGGCGGTAATACTGCATTATTAACAGGACTTACAGGTGATGCTTCACGTTATAAGACAAAAGAATACGGTGAATATTCAGATTCTGTGAAATTGGTAGTGGATTGCTTTGGACCAACTGACCTAACCTTTGCCCTTAATAACCTCTCAAATCTGGAGGAAGGTATGAAGAAGATCTTTGAAGGTTTGCGTGGTGAGGATACACCGGAGAATCTTGCGAAGCTTATGGAAATTAATCCGGCGAACCATATAAAAGAAGGGCAGTCATATCCTCCTTTCTTCCTCCTTCATGGCAATGCCGATACACTGGTGGATTATTCCCAGAGTGAACTTATGTATCACCGGCTATCTGATGCTGGTGCAGAGGTTTCACTTGTCTGTGTGGAAGGTGCTCCCCATGAAGGTTCTTTCTGGAGCAATGAACTTTTAGATCTCATCAAAGAATTTATAGCTGATAATATATAG
- a CDS encoding PucR family transcriptional regulator yields MAVRFWEMYEETREQFKLNIVAGKAGMDTVVSWVHMLEDETIVSRFHGEELAITTGMKADQPDWLLKVVREMSQEDCAGIIINTGMYLERIPEEVIEWCNEHNFPILEMPWEISITELIQDYCMRIIDQKQFEKKISNAFREVIQGRFKEADVRQVLGERYDIEGTFQAFCIYVKKTMEDELSYNQAVIKLENLFGLWKGNDKINASYGLIRMEDFLVLILNNRKEKYYTELPELILQSFAAFSREKRFYLGIGPRVIQLENLPTSYKRARTAMKMSLGTGREMVDFEEMGFFKLLFSIEDTDILVSYAYEILGPLEEYDLSHGSAYVDTLRSYIKNDRSLIRVAEDTFTHRNTVNYRIQNIKRILKCELKDSEELFPYQVAFYIRDMSK; encoded by the coding sequence ATGGCAGTCCGTTTCTGGGAAATGTATGAAGAAACCAGGGAGCAATTTAAACTAAATATAGTCGCCGGCAAAGCTGGTATGGATACGGTCGTAAGCTGGGTACATATGCTGGAGGATGAGACCATAGTATCCAGATTTCACGGGGAAGAGCTGGCAATTACGACAGGGATGAAAGCTGACCAGCCAGACTGGCTTTTAAAGGTCGTCAGGGAAATGTCCCAGGAGGATTGTGCAGGAATCATCATAAATACAGGAATGTATTTGGAGCGTATCCCGGAAGAGGTTATTGAATGGTGTAACGAACACAATTTTCCTATACTTGAAATGCCCTGGGAAATATCCATAACAGAGCTGATTCAGGATTACTGTATGCGAATAATTGATCAGAAACAATTTGAGAAGAAAATAAGCAATGCTTTCAGAGAAGTTATTCAAGGACGTTTTAAGGAAGCGGATGTCAGGCAGGTGTTAGGAGAGCGGTATGATATTGAAGGCACCTTTCAGGCCTTTTGCATATACGTAAAGAAGACAATGGAGGATGAACTAAGCTATAATCAGGCGGTAATAAAACTGGAGAATCTGTTCGGCCTATGGAAGGGCAATGATAAAATCAATGCTTCTTACGGACTTATAAGAATGGAGGATTTTCTTGTTCTGATTCTTAATAACAGGAAGGAAAAATACTACACGGAACTGCCGGAACTGATTTTGCAGAGCTTTGCAGCATTCTCCAGAGAAAAGCGCTTCTATCTTGGCATAGGACCCAGGGTGATTCAGCTTGAGAATCTTCCTACCAGTTATAAGAGAGCCAGAACAGCAATGAAGATGTCTTTGGGAACCGGACGGGAGATGGTTGACTTTGAAGAAATGGGATTTTTTAAGTTGCTCTTTTCCATTGAAGATACCGACATTCTGGTAAGTTATGCATATGAGATCCTGGGACCCCTGGAAGAATATGATCTTTCCCATGGTTCAGCTTATGTGGATACCTTAAGAAGCTACATCAAAAATGACAGAAGCCTTATAAGGGTGGCGGAGGATACTTTCACCCATAGAAACACGGTTAATTATCGTATACAGAACATCAAGCGAATCCTTAAGTGTGAGCTTAAGGACAGCGAGGAATTGTTTCCTTACCAGGTTGCTTTCTATATTAGAGATATGTCGAAATAA
- a CDS encoding DUF1266 domain-containing protein, whose translation MKRSLTALLLLFALLLTGCSNGTGTDSKTEAPAEVTITKETLSDTLRWFNAAYAIITTRNGGDINLIGGYGTKNLLEVQMIKSGLKESWEVTDKTTADDTLNWLLEEGGHNAELLEEYKENSLSEYTREELIEVLSVSSYTDNDRAYYLGLYDAVANYSDNAILAWDLSRAMQLSAWYYLAGYYTYEEAMDKSLAIAKSLQKAYGSWDEMADSYLYGYQYWSGDDMSDETSESFARYQIYQELVKQTDSPYSIDWNYELQKDWP comes from the coding sequence ATGAAGAGAAGTTTAACAGCACTATTATTGCTGTTCGCATTGTTATTAACTGGCTGCAGTAACGGCACTGGAACGGATTCCAAAACAGAAGCTCCTGCAGAGGTTACGATTACAAAAGAAACTCTATCCGATACATTGCGTTGGTTCAATGCTGCCTATGCAATAATTACAACCCGAAATGGCGGTGACATAAATCTCATCGGAGGTTACGGAACCAAAAATCTCCTAGAGGTTCAAATGATCAAAAGCGGATTGAAGGAATCCTGGGAGGTTACAGACAAAACCACAGCAGATGACACCTTAAACTGGCTATTGGAAGAGGGTGGGCACAATGCCGAGTTGCTGGAAGAATATAAGGAAAACAGCTTGTCAGAATACACTAGGGAAGAGCTGATAGAAGTATTGTCGGTTAGTTCTTATACTGATAATGACAGAGCTTATTACCTGGGACTCTACGATGCTGTGGCTAATTACAGTGACAACGCAATCCTCGCCTGGGATTTATCCAGAGCCATGCAGCTTTCTGCCTGGTATTACCTTGCCGGTTATTATACTTATGAGGAAGCCATGGATAAAAGCCTTGCTATTGCAAAAAGCTTACAGAAAGCCTATGGTTCCTGGGATGAGATGGCTGACAGCTATCTATATGGATATCAATACTGGAGTGGTGATGATATGTCTGATGAAACCTCTGAAAGTTTTGCCCGTTATCAGATATACCAGGAGTTAGTGAAGCAGACAGACAGCCCATATTCCATTGATTGGAACTATGAATTACAAAAAGATTGGCCTTAA